A genomic region of Gemmata massiliana contains the following coding sequences:
- a CDS encoding basic secretory protein-like protein, with amino-acid sequence MRTLLSVSATFLLALPTFAAPTPAPAPRPVVQAAIESSLTTAGGRIRQFAFDADPATYFASDRNPTKTDHLTLTFDRPVTLKSVAVVTGRPNGDDVLTDGVLEVSADGAAFESAATFEKGKVTADVGRSVKAVRVRPTADLKAPLVVREFTINTDPRVVTFRYPVEFTLDVTDAPEMREWAEKVVRVCERQYPMICDLLASEGFRPPAQIRMTFRASYNGVAEAGGGRITGSVKYFKSHPEDVGAMVHETAHCVQNYRARGLPGWLVEGIADYVRFWKFEPGTAGRLNPERAKFDASYRTSAAFLAFVAGKYDSQLVTKLNALMREGKYSVEAWKTLTGKTVEELNQEWRQSLVR; translated from the coding sequence ATGCGCACGCTGCTTTCTGTTTCTGCGACTTTCCTGTTGGCACTGCCGACTTTCGCCGCACCAACTCCGGCGCCCGCGCCGCGCCCGGTGGTACAAGCCGCGATTGAATCCTCGCTCACCACCGCGGGCGGGCGAATCCGCCAGTTCGCGTTCGATGCTGATCCCGCAACGTACTTCGCGTCTGATCGCAACCCGACCAAAACCGATCACCTCACGCTGACATTCGACCGGCCCGTTACTCTGAAATCGGTCGCCGTTGTGACCGGGCGACCGAACGGCGACGACGTACTCACCGACGGGGTACTGGAAGTGTCGGCCGACGGGGCCGCGTTCGAGTCTGCTGCCACTTTCGAGAAGGGGAAGGTCACTGCAGATGTGGGCCGGTCGGTCAAAGCGGTTCGCGTTCGGCCGACCGCGGACCTGAAGGCGCCGCTCGTGGTTCGTGAATTCACGATCAACACGGACCCGCGCGTCGTCACGTTCCGGTACCCGGTCGAGTTCACATTGGATGTGACCGACGCACCAGAAATGCGCGAGTGGGCCGAAAAGGTGGTTCGGGTTTGTGAGCGCCAGTATCCGATGATCTGTGACCTGTTGGCGAGCGAAGGATTCCGTCCGCCGGCGCAGATTCGCATGACGTTCCGGGCGAGCTACAACGGCGTGGCCGAGGCCGGTGGCGGGCGGATCACCGGCTCGGTGAAGTACTTCAAGTCTCACCCGGAAGACGTCGGGGCGATGGTCCACGAAACCGCCCACTGCGTGCAGAACTACCGGGCGCGCGGGCTGCCGGGGTGGTTGGTCGAGGGGATCGCGGACTACGTGCGGTTCTGGAAGTTCGAGCCGGGCACGGCCGGGCGCCTGAACCCCGAGCGGGCCAAGTTCGATGCGAGCTACCGGACCTCGGCCGCGTTCCTGGCGTTCGTCGCGGGCAAGTACGATTCGCAACTGGTCACGAAGTTGAACGCGCTGATGCGTGAGGGGAAGTACAGCGTGGAGGCGTGGAAAACCTTGACCGGCAAAACGGTCGAGGAACTCAACCAGGAATGGCGCCAGTCACTCGTGCGGTAA
- a CDS encoding DUF427 domain-containing protein translates to MKAMWNGTVLAESDQTVVVEGNHYFPPDAIRKEYFESSVTHTACSWKGTASYYTVVANGQRNPDAAWYYPEPKDAAKNIAGYIAFWKGVTVTA, encoded by the coding sequence ATGAAGGCGATGTGGAACGGAACTGTACTGGCCGAATCGGACCAAACCGTTGTGGTCGAAGGGAACCACTACTTCCCGCCGGACGCGATCCGCAAGGAGTACTTCGAGTCGAGTGTCACGCATACCGCGTGCTCCTGGAAGGGGACCGCGAGCTATTACACCGTTGTGGCCAACGGTCAGCGAAACCCGGACGCCGCGTGGTACTACCCGGAGCCGAAGGACGCGGCGAAGAACATTGCCGGTTACATCGCGTTCTGGAAGGGCGTAACGGTGACCGCCTGA
- a CDS encoding PAS domain-containing protein gives MTEPYHYRQAIDALPQLVWVASPDGTLEYLNRRCAEYSGLPIDDLLGWDWGWVVHPSDLPETLETWTAAVRAGTPHQIEHRLRRHDGEYRWFLIRAEPVRDFDGRVVRWFGTCTDIDEWKRTTEQFRNTRQLFRGLVERNSDGEVLVGADGTVRYANPATARLIGLTADELSGTDLWGSVHPDDRKDVSTWLERVLATPGERLSINTRFLLRDGSSTRIEVLATNLLPDPDVRALAVQLRPIETPVPNSPPAHDQSRASCS, from the coding sequence ATGACTGAGCCCTATCACTACCGCCAAGCGATCGACGCACTGCCTCAATTGGTCTGGGTTGCCAGTCCGGACGGGACACTGGAGTACCTCAACCGCCGGTGCGCGGAATACTCAGGTCTTCCGATTGATGACCTCCTCGGGTGGGATTGGGGGTGGGTAGTTCACCCGTCCGATCTCCCGGAAACGCTCGAAACGTGGACGGCCGCCGTTCGCGCCGGCACCCCGCACCAGATCGAGCACCGGCTCCGGCGGCACGACGGCGAGTACCGGTGGTTCCTGATTCGTGCCGAGCCCGTGCGCGACTTCGACGGGCGCGTCGTCCGGTGGTTCGGCACCTGCACGGATATCGATGAATGGAAGCGCACGACGGAACAGTTCCGGAACACCCGGCAGTTGTTCCGAGGCCTGGTGGAGCGCAACTCGGACGGCGAAGTTCTTGTTGGGGCCGACGGCACCGTGCGGTACGCGAACCCGGCCACCGCGCGCCTGATCGGGCTTACGGCCGACGAACTTTCGGGCACGGATTTGTGGGGATCGGTTCACCCGGACGACCGAAAAGACGTGAGCACCTGGCTGGAACGGGTTCTGGCCACGCCCGGCGAGCGCCTCTCGATCAATACTCGCTTTCTTCTTCGAGACGGGAGTTCCACTCGAATCGAGGTTCTCGCCACTAACTTGCTCCCCGACCCCGACGTGCGAGCGCTTGCGGTCCAACTCCGGCCGATCGAAACTCCGGTACCGAACAGTCCCCCCGCACACGACCAGTCGCGCGCGTCCTGCTCATAA
- the egtB gene encoding ergothioneine biosynthesis protein EgtB — protein sequence MHQFAPTDRHALATRYRGVRAVTEKLCARLEPEDYQLQSMPDCSPPKWHLAHTAWFFETFVLAPHVPNYRPYHPLFGYLFNSYYDAVGDRWPRPARGQLSRPTVAEVYAYRHAVDGYVLALIESAGDRTLTAIAPVMELGANHEEQHQELLLTDLKQAFGLNPLRPAYAPPDVLPKGIACALEWESHLPGVRQIGHTRNTFAFDNEGPAHNVFVSGFEIASRPVNNGEFLEFLEDGGYDRPEWWLSDGWSARQKNGWTAPLYWHHERDTWEQFTLRGSRPLDPNEPVCHVSFYEADAFARWADARIPTEAEWEVAASSREVRGTFLDSDYLHPVSDRAMYGGVWVWTASPYVAYPGYRPATGALGEYNGKFMCNQMVLRGGSCVTPAGHVRSTYRNFFPPDARWQFSGLRLAKDSLT from the coding sequence ATGCACCAGTTCGCACCGACCGACCGGCACGCACTCGCAACTCGCTATCGGGGCGTTCGCGCAGTGACCGAGAAGCTGTGTGCGCGGTTGGAGCCGGAAGACTACCAGCTCCAGTCGATGCCCGATTGCAGCCCACCCAAGTGGCACCTAGCGCACACGGCGTGGTTCTTTGAGACGTTCGTTCTCGCCCCACACGTACCCAATTACCGCCCGTATCACCCGCTGTTCGGCTATCTATTTAACTCCTACTACGACGCGGTCGGTGACCGGTGGCCGCGCCCCGCACGCGGACAGCTCTCGCGCCCCACCGTCGCCGAAGTGTATGCCTACCGCCACGCGGTCGACGGGTACGTGCTAGCACTCATCGAATCGGCCGGGGACCGTACCCTCACCGCGATCGCTCCGGTGATGGAACTCGGGGCGAATCACGAAGAGCAGCACCAAGAACTTCTGCTCACCGATTTAAAACAGGCCTTCGGGCTGAACCCGCTGCGCCCGGCCTATGCCCCGCCCGATGTGCTCCCGAAGGGGATCGCGTGCGCGCTCGAATGGGAATCGCACTTACCGGGCGTGCGCCAGATCGGTCACACGCGGAACACGTTCGCGTTCGACAACGAGGGTCCGGCTCACAACGTGTTCGTGTCCGGGTTCGAGATCGCGTCTCGGCCGGTTAATAACGGCGAGTTCTTGGAGTTCCTGGAAGACGGTGGATACGACCGCCCGGAGTGGTGGCTCTCCGACGGCTGGTCCGCGCGCCAAAAGAACGGCTGGACCGCACCACTTTACTGGCACCACGAAAGGGACACGTGGGAGCAGTTCACCCTTCGCGGCTCCCGACCACTCGATCCCAACGAACCGGTGTGCCACGTCAGTTTCTACGAGGCGGATGCGTTCGCGCGCTGGGCGGACGCACGGATACCCACGGAAGCTGAATGGGAAGTCGCAGCGAGTTCGCGTGAAGTACGCGGCACCTTTCTCGACTCGGACTACTTACACCCCGTGAGCGACCGCGCGATGTACGGCGGCGTGTGGGTGTGGACCGCTAGCCCGTATGTCGCGTACCCAGGGTACCGCCCGGCGACCGGTGCGCTGGGCGAGTACAACGGCAAGTTCATGTGCAACCAGATGGTGCTCCGCGGTGGGTCGTGCGTCACGCCCGCGGGTCACGTTCGATCGACGTACCGCAATTTTTTTCCGCCCGACGCCCGTTGGCAGTTCTCCGGCCTCCGACTCGCGAAGGACTCTCTCACATGA
- a CDS encoding DUF6134 family protein, translating into MVRVFNLKAGAGLAVAVASWLLWRALAPRPAVLAVGSVGFAGVPLAGADEVRTFTVLVDGKPGGSCAIATATAADGTETVAVTTDVQVKAGLFSYTYHLNSIEVWRKGQLVSLEAKSNDDGKKRAVKAVAGEQGLVVTVDKDTRKAAGNVLTATGVRVPAADKVRDAVLFDAEDGSETAVRVEPLGACRVPLNGKTIEGSRYKLTGKDVAAEWWFDANGRVIRQEMKWDGHKVVLDLNGVK; encoded by the coding sequence ATGGTCCGTGTGTTCAATCTGAAAGCCGGGGCCGGACTCGCGGTAGCCGTTGCGAGCTGGCTCCTGTGGCGTGCGCTGGCCCCGCGCCCCGCGGTTTTGGCGGTCGGATCGGTCGGCTTCGCTGGCGTGCCGCTCGCCGGGGCCGATGAGGTGAGGACATTCACCGTACTCGTGGACGGCAAACCGGGCGGATCGTGTGCGATTGCCACCGCGACCGCCGCGGACGGGACCGAGACGGTCGCCGTTACCACGGACGTGCAGGTAAAGGCCGGCCTGTTCTCGTACACCTACCACCTCAACAGCATCGAGGTGTGGCGCAAGGGGCAGCTCGTTTCCTTGGAAGCCAAATCGAACGACGACGGCAAGAAGCGGGCGGTCAAGGCCGTTGCAGGCGAACAGGGATTGGTGGTGACTGTCGACAAGGACACCCGCAAGGCTGCGGGCAACGTGCTGACGGCTACAGGGGTCCGTGTACCGGCCGCGGACAAGGTGCGAGACGCAGTTCTATTCGACGCAGAGGATGGCTCGGAGACGGCGGTCCGCGTCGAGCCGCTCGGGGCGTGCCGCGTTCCCCTCAACGGTAAGACCATTGAGGGGTCGCGCTACAAGTTGACCGGCAAGGACGTTGCGGCCGAGTGGTGGTTCGACGCGAACGGTCGTGTGATCCGCCAGGAAATGAAGTGGGACGGGCACAAGGTGGTGCTGGACTTGAACGGCGTGAAGTGA
- the egtD gene encoding L-histidine N(alpha)-methyltransferase, translating to MTNAPWLACPNRRFRADVLAGLSLPQKRLPAKYFYDAAGSRLFDEITELGEYYPTRTELTIMTAHAREMAARCGPRCLLIELGAGSLTKVRLLLDRLDQPAAYAPVDVSGEHLRAAATALAVDYPALDITPVVADFTTSFELPSVPADRRVVYFPGSTIGNFDPHEADALLRRVARIVGPGGGLLLGVDLRKDITVLERAYNDAAGVTAAFNRNLLVRINRELGANFVPDTFRHLAFYNRDQSRIEMHLVSTIEQRVRVGSATFDFRAGESIHTENSYKYSVSELAARVAACGMRLDETWTDAQNYFAVLHLTAQ from the coding sequence ATGACGAACGCCCCGTGGCTCGCGTGCCCGAACCGCCGGTTCCGGGCCGATGTTCTCGCCGGCCTGTCCCTTCCCCAGAAGCGGCTGCCGGCCAAATACTTCTACGACGCGGCCGGGTCGCGGTTGTTCGACGAGATTACCGAGCTGGGCGAGTATTACCCGACGCGCACCGAACTCACCATCATGACCGCGCACGCACGCGAGATGGCCGCACGGTGCGGACCGCGGTGCCTTTTGATCGAACTCGGCGCGGGCAGCCTGACCAAAGTGCGATTGCTCCTCGACCGGCTCGACCAACCGGCTGCTTATGCCCCCGTTGATGTGTCCGGTGAGCACCTGCGTGCGGCCGCCACCGCGCTCGCGGTCGACTACCCCGCACTCGACATCACTCCGGTCGTTGCGGATTTCACCACGTCTTTCGAGCTGCCATCAGTGCCGGCCGACCGGCGCGTGGTGTACTTCCCGGGTTCGACCATCGGTAACTTTGACCCACACGAAGCCGATGCCCTGCTCCGCCGCGTGGCGAGAATCGTTGGCCCGGGCGGAGGGCTGCTCCTCGGGGTCGATTTGCGAAAAGACATTACCGTTCTGGAACGGGCGTACAACGACGCGGCGGGTGTGACGGCCGCTTTTAATCGCAATCTGTTGGTACGAATCAACCGTGAATTAGGGGCGAATTTCGTTCCCGACACGTTCCGGCACCTCGCGTTTTACAATCGTGACCAATCACGGATCGAAATGCACCTCGTGAGCACAATCGAGCAGCGCGTGCGCGTCGGGTCGGCGACGTTCGATTTCCGCGCGGGTGAATCGATTCACACCGAGAATTCGTACAAGTACAGCGTGTCTGAGCTAGCCGCCCGCGTCGCGGCGTGCGGGATGCGGTTGGACGAGACGTGGACCGACGCGCAGAACTATTTCGCCGTGCTGCACCTGACCGCACAATAA
- a CDS encoding SDR family oxidoreductase, translating into MIALRTQPVPRRAPNVTRADPDSPNVIETVLAPLLDHVRHPTLIGRGKKGVARMRYSMTRWSNVLITGVTGLIGGEILRGLAARGHRGKVWALVRPTEQHSPEERLRERLRRSDDFSEGCARAVAGDILRPDWGLTGAEYDEITNSVDVIIHNAADTSFAAHRNTSTTNVEGVRRLIDFARACRRNPLIAYMSTASNVGRVSGRCLGEDDGCRPSNTHFNEYTHSKAIGEQTLRDSGLPVLTLRPTIVLSAGLPDPVFARQILWFAPLTRAFAALPLDPHARLDIVDVGFVAEAALRLLEHPQRAHDCYHLSAGANGCVTIDVLREMVTRASNRRTPLRLVPPPEWTRALHRQFVDTPRRRQVFQSLRHYLPFLNMDVVYDGARLREVVPTAELPVQPPAKYIPELLRLIRPKAALEEACLP; encoded by the coding sequence GTGATCGCGCTGCGCACTCAACCGGTTCCGCGCCGGGCGCCGAACGTCACACGAGCCGATCCGGATTCGCCGAACGTGATCGAGACGGTACTCGCACCGCTCCTCGACCACGTCCGGCACCCCACCCTAATTGGGCGGGGTAAAAAGGGAGTTGCACGGATGCGGTACAGCATGACGCGGTGGAGTAACGTACTCATCACCGGGGTAACAGGGCTAATAGGCGGAGAGATCTTGCGCGGGCTCGCGGCCCGCGGACACCGGGGCAAGGTGTGGGCGCTCGTCCGCCCGACCGAGCAGCACTCCCCAGAAGAACGGTTGCGCGAGCGCCTCCGCCGAAGCGACGACTTTTCCGAGGGTTGCGCGCGGGCGGTGGCCGGTGACATTCTACGACCCGATTGGGGCCTGACCGGGGCCGAATACGACGAAATCACCAACTCCGTCGACGTCATCATCCACAACGCCGCGGACACCTCGTTCGCGGCCCACCGGAACACGTCAACGACGAACGTCGAGGGCGTCCGCAGGCTCATCGACTTCGCCCGCGCGTGCCGCCGGAACCCGCTGATTGCGTACATGAGTACCGCGTCCAATGTCGGGCGCGTGAGCGGTCGGTGCCTGGGCGAGGACGACGGGTGCCGCCCGTCCAACACGCATTTCAACGAATACACGCACTCCAAGGCGATCGGGGAACAAACGCTGCGCGACAGTGGGTTGCCGGTGCTGACGCTCCGGCCCACCATCGTACTCAGCGCGGGACTACCGGACCCCGTGTTCGCGCGCCAGATCCTGTGGTTCGCGCCGCTCACCCGCGCGTTCGCGGCTCTGCCACTCGACCCGCACGCGCGCCTGGACATCGTCGACGTTGGGTTCGTGGCCGAGGCCGCTCTCCGGTTACTCGAGCACCCCCAACGCGCGCACGACTGCTATCACCTCTCGGCCGGTGCGAACGGGTGCGTAACGATCGACGTGCTGCGCGAAATGGTGACCCGTGCTAGTAACCGGCGCACCCCGTTACGGTTGGTTCCACCTCCAGAGTGGACGCGGGCACTGCACCGCCAGTTTGTGGACACCCCGCGGCGCCGACAGGTCTTCCAGTCGTTGCGCCACTACCTGCCGTTCCTGAATATGGATGTGGTGTACGACGGCGCCCGGCTCCGTGAGGTGGTGCCCACAGCCGAGTTACCGGTCCAACCACCGGCAAAATATATTCCCGAATTGCTCAGATTAATCCGACCGAAAGCGGCTTTGGAAGAAGCCTGTCTACCCTAA